One window of Gloeothece citriformis PCC 7424 genomic DNA carries:
- the cas7i gene encoding type I-B CRISPR-associated protein Cas7/Cst2/DevR codes for MRYLFGNLLTHYAPASLNRGEHDGNEQLIQQILWQDEPHTTISPFSVRWNVRYQFQEQGEPVYEKWDKVQRIRIPQGKAHNPNSYIDDDVMGFMVTEAAKKNQKGTSNARQGALGTNRAISLTPYDGTTFNYYNSREKDNLSVHSTNFHNTCYQYCFALDSQHLENQSRILNVIDAFIYLGQVGGHYNESLFDFSPESLVFRWTKDNCPRFLYCFEQDENKQVIAPKLIEKVESEDIEAEELWIGGEITKRLTLENAHTFRGIKATAKDLKRKISEDLKFPSKEPK; via the coding sequence ATGCGATACTTATTTGGTAACTTACTTACTCATTATGCACCGGCTTCCTTAAACCGAGGGGAACATGATGGAAATGAACAACTAATTCAACAAATTCTTTGGCAAGATGAGCCTCATACAACCATTTCTCCCTTTAGTGTTCGTTGGAATGTTCGCTACCAATTTCAAGAACAAGGAGAACCCGTTTATGAAAAATGGGATAAAGTTCAAAGAATTCGTATTCCCCAAGGAAAGGCTCACAACCCTAACAGCTATATCGATGATGATGTGATGGGATTTATGGTAACAGAAGCTGCTAAAAAGAATCAAAAAGGCACAAGTAACGCCCGTCAAGGGGCATTAGGAACAAATCGGGCTATTTCTTTAACTCCCTATGATGGAACAACTTTTAATTACTATAATAGTAGAGAAAAAGATAATCTTTCTGTTCATAGCACTAATTTTCATAACACTTGTTATCAATATTGTTTTGCCTTAGATTCACAACATCTTGAAAATCAATCTCGTATTCTAAATGTGATTGATGCCTTTATTTATCTGGGTCAAGTCGGGGGACATTATAATGAATCTTTATTTGATTTTTCTCCCGAAAGTCTCGTTTTTCGGTGGACAAAAGATAATTGTCCTCGCTTTCTTTATTGTTTTGAACAAGATGAAAATAAACAAGTAATCGCCCCCAAATTAATTGAAAAAGTAGAAAGTGAAGATATTGAAGCAGAGGAATTATGGATTGGGGGGGAAATTACCAAGCGATTAACTCTTGAAAATGCTCATACATTTAGAGGAATTAAAGCAACGGCTAAAGACCTAAAAAGAAAAATTAGTGAAGATTTAAAATTCCCTTCAAAAGAACCTAAATAA
- a CDS encoding TniQ family protein, producing the protein MLRFFPNPYPDELLYSILARYHLRSGNNSPKITLKELFNDSNTIATKSIPKQQKPFLENNVLPFMLGYIGMIKIG; encoded by the coding sequence ATGTTGCGTTTTTTCCCAAACCCCTACCCAGACGAGCTACTCTACAGCATCTTAGCTCGGTATCATCTCCGAAGTGGCAATAATAGCCCGAAAATTACCCTAAAAGAACTCTTTAATGACTCAAATACCATTGCTACCAAGAGTATCCCGAAGCAACAAAAACCATTCTTAGAAAACAATGTCCTGCCCTTTATGCTTGGTTATATCGGCATGATAAAGATTGGTTAA
- a CDS encoding ATP-binding protein — protein sequence MSDLITELCQLTAKILQDNPQASLAELVALVKTKINTNFQLSESIQNDSRLIQINQGDAKGFQTLITGGTANIGIFANDINQELLQEVLQKAISSFNWELDIHKLQEHGNYILEGEIKSTINGVHIKRPDILAQLISLAETSNFVFVTGERGSGKSSLIKEFTNHVKQDVPIFCFRTTDFNQSHLDAVFSTIGLKSSLQDLETGLALIAKKYLIIESLEKLLELENKTAFTDLLHFINKQQGWTVIATGRNYAYQPIIFTYLQPNKIKFETLTLKGFNDEDIQQLCEQITSLKTLSSNVILKELIKCPFYADLAYRVLQTGIEFTPDDGEKEFRTAVWQNVIAKEQERNNGMPLKRRKTFIEIAVKRAKKMVSGIPRTQDSEALNKLEEDNLIRRDSKNLVSPGHDIFEDWAIEKYIEEIYQEDSDNIQKFLDTVGHEPAMNRAFRLWLHQKLRDGDNIDDWVYTIVRNQNIQRCWQDETIAAVLQGDNPDKFLRKLKNQLFTENGELLKRFCFILRIACKTPLKIDENNQSNSLDILWLEPHGRAWEVMIQFLYKNRELLSTVLLPHIVAVLHDWSSILNINEDLPLPSREAGLLALYLLDDLKDSYRDDGNRTKLLSIIIKTIPAIRQEFLTLLETDIFISKRERQKRELCYVKDFCEMIFLGIETAFFSKYAPEIIIKLASFEWFIEEYIENNKRRYRNIDVDECFGIHKYRYDFSPASGAKGTFKYLLDYHWKQGLDFILNLFNISADKYAHSDLDSPRQSSYLKIGYSEPLIETIEIELNDGSKKQQYCSWRLWEAYRGFSVIPDLLQSALMALENWLIACAETFEAQQIELLFDYILQNSNSVMPTAVLASVATGFPKKVGKAALPLLRNPELYHMDRSRAIDERGSNEINWHRSLLRRDALSKLYSEERRTAALRPWRQQHLETLVLQLQFSELRDEVLVIVDKLHESEPKDELMRFFLNRIDSRNFQPVADSENNRTIYYPPDLEPDLKQIQQKTLEKTQKLNRYLTLKLWSDKKSINEPVETEYFSTWQEAFSEAKYWDEQLKSGQINDSTIIDYGAVVTSASICIRDYHQELDEPDIDWCIEIIIKAVVANSDTNNELAILDKTDYAASALAASILPILFDFISTDDDKLILKKIIAIALTHVNQNVRHQAAEGIRKYLWQRDPEFAQQCIIGAIEYARFENEQKHRFLKRQIYALEGESKIAELNKLLTKKNEFREQFAQGQLLSDINAINFQSHGSWDLLSPSLMIPDGSREPSHILLLSRMLTLFFEYEQEKNNREYRHNNTDEMHYEVPYKLPYDFGKRFAEYLFYLHDSNFQDYIELLKIGCEKMPIFINTLLLQVAVLAERKGEKQIYWQLWQELSQTVQNIALKLTEKSFDRQESDKRQLIRGMLHTDSPWSKIDYENQDIALGKDLILEFVENAGKNSDIFESLASLMYHFPSIFCESGLPILSNHQKEEESTRLLSRNTAFYLEMAIQRFLQAENTGSLPKKLHESCFILLNAIIETASSRAYYLREHLIRSVKIL from the coding sequence ATGAGTGACCTAATTACTGAACTTTGCCAACTTACAGCCAAAATCCTGCAAGATAATCCTCAAGCTAGTCTTGCTGAGTTAGTGGCACTGGTAAAAACAAAAATTAATACCAATTTCCAATTAAGTGAGAGCATTCAAAATGATTCTCGTTTAATTCAAATTAATCAAGGGGATGCAAAAGGATTTCAAACTTTAATAACAGGTGGAACTGCTAATATTGGCATTTTTGCCAATGATATTAATCAAGAACTATTGCAAGAAGTTTTACAAAAAGCGATTAGTTCTTTTAATTGGGAATTAGATATTCATAAACTTCAAGAACACGGGAATTATATTTTAGAAGGCGAAATTAAATCTACTATTAATGGGGTTCATATCAAACGACCAGATATACTAGCTCAGTTAATCAGCTTGGCCGAAACGTCTAATTTCGTTTTTGTTACAGGTGAACGTGGCTCTGGGAAATCTAGCCTAATCAAAGAATTTACCAACCATGTAAAACAAGATGTTCCTATTTTTTGTTTCCGCACCACTGACTTTAATCAATCTCACCTTGATGCTGTATTTTCAACTATAGGGTTAAAGAGTTCACTGCAAGATTTAGAAACAGGTCTTGCCCTCATTGCCAAGAAATATTTAATTATAGAGTCATTAGAGAAACTTCTTGAACTAGAAAATAAAACAGCCTTCACAGACTTACTTCATTTTATTAATAAACAGCAGGGATGGACTGTAATTGCCACTGGGCGTAACTATGCTTATCAACCCATCATATTTACTTATCTTCAACCTAATAAAATTAAGTTTGAAACCCTAACCTTGAAAGGGTTTAATGATGAGGATATTCAACAACTTTGTGAGCAAATTACCTCCTTAAAAACTCTGTCTAGCAATGTAATTTTAAAAGAACTAATCAAATGCCCATTTTATGCTGATTTAGCTTATAGGGTCCTTCAAACTGGAATAGAATTTACTCCTGATGATGGAGAAAAAGAATTTCGGACAGCCGTTTGGCAAAATGTAATTGCAAAAGAGCAAGAGAGAAACAATGGAATGCCTTTGAAACGGAGAAAAACTTTTATAGAGATTGCCGTCAAACGGGCTAAAAAAATGGTGTCTGGTATTCCTAGAACTCAAGATAGCGAGGCTTTGAATAAACTGGAAGAAGATAATTTAATCCGTCGTGATTCTAAAAATCTTGTCAGTCCAGGCCATGATATTTTTGAAGATTGGGCAATTGAAAAATACATTGAGGAAATTTATCAAGAAGACTCAGATAATATACAAAAGTTTCTTGATACAGTTGGCCATGAGCCTGCTATGAATCGAGCTTTTCGTTTATGGCTTCATCAAAAATTGAGAGATGGCGATAATATTGATGATTGGGTATATACCATTGTAAGAAATCAAAATATTCAACGATGTTGGCAAGATGAAACCATAGCGGCAGTGCTTCAAGGAGATAATCCCGACAAGTTTTTGAGAAAATTAAAAAATCAATTATTTACAGAAAATGGAGAACTTTTAAAACGTTTTTGCTTTATTCTTCGTATTGCCTGTAAAACACCGTTGAAAATTGATGAAAATAATCAATCAAATTCCCTTGATATTTTATGGCTTGAGCCTCATGGACGAGCTTGGGAAGTAATGATTCAATTTTTATATAAAAACAGGGAACTTTTATCAACCGTTTTATTACCTCATATAGTAGCAGTATTACATGACTGGTCATCTATATTGAATATTAATGAAGATTTACCACTTCCATCCCGTGAAGCAGGGTTACTCGCTCTTTATTTGTTAGATGATCTAAAAGATTCCTACAGAGATGATGGTAATCGCACAAAACTATTGAGTATTATTATTAAAACAATTCCTGCAATTCGTCAAGAATTCTTAACACTTCTAGAAACGGATATTTTTATCTCTAAACGAGAAAGGCAAAAGCGAGAATTATGCTATGTTAAAGATTTTTGTGAAATGATTTTTTTAGGAATTGAAACAGCTTTTTTTTCTAAATATGCTCCTGAAATCATAATTAAATTAGCTTCTTTTGAATGGTTTATTGAAGAATATATCGAAAATAATAAGCGTCGATATAGGAATATAGATGTTGATGAATGCTTTGGAATTCATAAGTATAGATATGATTTTTCCCCTGCTAGTGGAGCTAAAGGGACTTTCAAATATCTATTAGATTATCATTGGAAGCAAGGTCTTGATTTCATCCTTAACCTTTTTAATATATCTGCTGATAAATATGCTCATTCAGATTTAGATTCTCCACGTCAATCAAGTTATTTAAAAATAGGATATTCTGAGCCACTGATTGAAACAATAGAAATAGAATTAAATGATGGCTCAAAAAAACAGCAATATTGCTCTTGGCGTTTATGGGAAGCTTATCGTGGTTTTAGCGTTATTCCAGATTTATTACAGTCAGCTTTAATGGCGCTTGAAAACTGGTTAATTGCCTGTGCAGAAACGTTTGAAGCTCAACAAATAGAATTGCTATTTGACTATATTTTGCAAAATAGTAACTCTGTAATGCCAACAGCAGTATTAGCTTCTGTAGCCACAGGTTTTCCTAAAAAAGTTGGAAAAGCTGCATTGCCTTTATTACGAAATCCTGAACTATATCACATGGATAGAAGTCGAGCCATTGATGAAAGAGGTAGCAATGAAATTAACTGGCATCGTTCTTTGCTTCGGCGAGACGCACTGTCTAAACTTTACTCCGAAGAAAGGCGTACTGCTGCATTACGTCCTTGGCGACAACAACATTTAGAAACATTAGTTTTACAGCTTCAATTTTCGGAATTGAGAGATGAAGTTTTAGTAATTGTTGATAAGTTGCATGAATCTGAACCAAAAGATGAACTAATGCGTTTTTTTCTTAATAGAATTGATAGTCGTAATTTTCAACCTGTTGCAGATTCTGAAAATAATCGGACTATATATTACCCCCCAGACTTAGAGCCAGATTTAAAGCAAATTCAGCAAAAAACTCTAGAAAAAACTCAAAAACTAAATCGTTACTTAACCCTAAAATTATGGTCGGACAAAAAAAGTATCAATGAACCGGTTGAGACTGAATACTTTTCAACATGGCAAGAAGCATTCTCTGAAGCAAAATACTGGGATGAACAGCTAAAATCTGGGCAAATAAATGACTCTACAATAATAGACTATGGAGCAGTTGTCACTTCTGCATCAATTTGTATTAGAGATTATCATCAAGAATTAGATGAACCTGATATTGACTGGTGTATTGAGATTATTATCAAGGCAGTTGTGGCTAATTCAGATACAAATAATGAGCTTGCAATTTTAGATAAAACAGACTACGCTGCTTCAGCATTAGCAGCATCTATTCTTCCTATTTTATTCGATTTTATATCTACGGATGATGATAAATTAATTTTAAAGAAAATTATTGCCATTGCCTTAACTCACGTTAATCAGAACGTCAGACATCAAGCCGCAGAAGGAATTAGAAAATATTTATGGCAAAGAGATCCCGAATTTGCTCAACAATGTATTATAGGAGCGATTGAGTATGCCCGTTTTGAAAATGAACAAAAACATCGCTTTTTAAAAAGACAAATATATGCTTTAGAAGGTGAGAGTAAAATTGCTGAATTAAATAAACTACTAACCAAGAAAAATGAATTTAGAGAACAGTTTGCTCAAGGTCAACTATTAAGTGATATTAACGCCATTAATTTTCAATCTCATGGCTCTTGGGATCTTTTAAGCCCTTCCTTAATGATTCCAGATGGCTCAAGAGAACCTAGCCATATTTTACTCTTATCAAGAATGTTAACGCTTTTCTTTGAATATGAGCAAGAAAAAAATAATCGTGAGTATCGGCACAATAATACAGATGAGATGCACTACGAAGTACCTTACAAATTACCTTACGATTTTGGCAAGCGTTTTGCAGAGTATTTGTTTTATTTACACGATTCCAATTTTCAAGACTATATTGAGTTACTAAAAATAGGCTGTGAAAAAATGCCAATTTTTATAAATACTCTTCTTTTACAAGTTGCAGTATTAGCTGAAAGAAAAGGAGAAAAACAAATTTATTGGCAACTCTGGCAAGAATTATCCCAAACAGTACAAAATATCGCTCTCAAATTAACTGAAAAAAGTTTCGATAGACAGGAAAGTGATAAGCGTCAATTAATTCGTGGTATGTTACACACTGATTCACCTTGGTCAAAAATTGATTATGAAAATCAGGATATTGCCCTTGGCAAAGACCTAATACTAGAATTTGTGGAAAATGCTGGCAAAAATTCTGATATATTTGAATCTTTAGCCTCATTAATGTATCATTTCCCTTCTATCTTCTGCGAATCAGGACTACCTATTTTATCCAACCATCAAAAAGAGGAAGAAAGCACTCGCTTACTCTCACGTAATACCGCATTCTATCTAGAAATGGCCATTCAACGTTTTCTACAAGCTGAAAATACTGGCTCTCTACCTAAAAAACTGCATGAATCCTGTTTTATACTACTAAATGCCATTATTGAGACAGCTTCATCAAGAGCTTACTATCTCCGAGAACATTTGATCCGTTCTGTTAAAATTCTTTAG
- the cas6 gene encoding type I-MYXAN CRISPR-associated protein Cas6/Cmx6 encodes MLAHNSPLPNPYIDLKFPVSGHTIPLNHGYPLYSAISHQFPVIHDLTTLSIHPITGKPEFPQLLHLTEDSYLCLRLPINQVPLIYRLAGKTLTLNKHKIRLGLPESQIITPHHHLYSRIVIIRGFDEPHAFLEAAQRQLNQRNISATLNLITRPEGEPIRRTIEIKGKTLIGYGVKISDLSKQDAISLQEQGIGGKHKMGCGVFTPVKHKPNKK; translated from the coding sequence ATGCTTGCCCACAACTCCCCCCTTCCCAATCCCTACATTGACCTAAAATTCCCCGTTTCAGGTCATACCATCCCCTTAAATCACGGCTATCCCCTTTATTCAGCTATCTCTCATCAATTCCCCGTTATTCACGATTTAACTACCCTCAGCATTCATCCCATCACAGGAAAACCCGAATTTCCCCAACTCCTCCATCTCACCGAAGACTCTTACCTCTGTCTGCGTCTCCCCATCAATCAAGTTCCCCTCATCTACCGACTCGCCGGAAAAACCCTCACCCTTAATAAGCATAAAATCCGCCTTGGATTACCAGAATCCCAAATTATTACCCCTCACCATCATCTCTATTCCCGTATCGTTATCATTCGAGGATTTGATGAACCTCATGCCTTTTTAGAAGCAGCACAGCGCCAACTTAACCAGCGTAACATAAGCGCCACCCTTAACCTCATTACCCGACCTGAAGGTGAACCCATCCGCCGCACAATAGAAATAAAAGGAAAAACCCTTATCGGTTACGGGGTCAAAATCAGCGATTTAAGCAAACAAGACGCTATATCTCTGCAAGAACAAGGAATTGGGGGAAAACACAAAATGGGTTGTGGCGTATTTACCCCAGTTAAGCATAAACCCAACAAGAAATGA
- a CDS encoding DUF6883 domain-containing protein — MYLNPNAIISPNKLTQYLLIPLPKDDKSQYLAQGGYTLDNWQQLERDLREQILTREAQPTLKTKYGQKYQIIGSLNCPNGVILNIKTIWIVTEKTTRFVTLFPA; from the coding sequence ATGTATTTGAATCCGAATGCCATAATTTCTCCCAATAAACTCACCCAATATCTATTAATCCCTTTACCAAAAGATGATAAATCTCAATATTTGGCTCAGGGAGGTTATACTTTAGATAACTGGCAACAATTAGAGAGGGATTTACGAGAACAAATTTTAACTAGAGAAGCACAACCGACCTTAAAAACAAAATATGGGCAAAAATATCAAATTATTGGTTCATTAAATTGTCCTAATGGTGTGATTTTAAACATAAAGACGATTTGGATAGTAACTGAAAAAACAACTAGATTTGTTACTTTATTCCCTGCATAG
- a CDS encoding DUF4926 domain-containing protein produces the protein MTFPLFSQVQLTQDIPEFNLKKGSVGVIVEHYPMSQGEDGYSLEGLIPQDTVEVTESQIKLIKVEQTPEKATFFNR, from the coding sequence ATGACATTTCCTCTATTTTCTCAAGTCCAATTAACTCAAGATATTCCTGAGTTTAATCTCAAAAAAGGTAGCGTCGGGGTAATTGTTGAACATTATCCCATGTCTCAAGGAGAAGATGGCTACAGTTTAGAGGGTTTAATTCCTCAAGATACGGTAGAAGTTACGGAGTCTCAAATTAAGTTAATTAAGGTTGAACAAACACCAGAAAAAGCAACTTTTTTTAATAGATGA
- the cas5 gene encoding type I-MYXAN CRISPR-associated protein Cas5/Cmx5/DevS, which produces MKSVAIYIDVPVATFRQSHGREYGKTYPYPPHSTVYGLLLSLVGEMDLQKHCGVQLAIAMLSQPAKSKILRTIHRFKFKKEDHEGNQRPDYQEILTDIRFIVWVKSAEDKNNPSLPERLEQALLNPDSVKRWGVLYLGESDDLVNNIKLVTENFSVKSREWLLKDDSGEITLPYWVDHFGFQGTRWFRYRLEAITCSTPPESAWITIQT; this is translated from the coding sequence ATGAAATCAGTTGCGATTTATATTGATGTTCCCGTTGCTACTTTCCGTCAATCTCACGGGAGAGAATACGGAAAAACTTATCCTTATCCTCCCCATTCTACAGTTTATGGACTTTTGCTATCTTTGGTAGGGGAAATGGATCTGCAAAAGCATTGTGGGGTTCAATTAGCTATTGCTATGCTCTCTCAACCGGCCAAATCTAAAATATTAAGAACTATACATCGTTTTAAATTTAAAAAAGAAGATCATGAAGGAAATCAGCGCCCAGATTATCAAGAAATTTTAACCGATATTCGCTTTATTGTCTGGGTTAAATCAGCAGAGGATAAAAATAATCCCAGTTTACCAGAAAGACTTGAACAAGCATTACTTAATCCGGATTCTGTCAAAAGGTGGGGAGTTTTATACTTGGGAGAAAGTGATGATTTAGTTAATAATATCAAGTTAGTAACGGAGAATTTTTCCGTTAAATCTAGAGAATGGCTACTTAAAGATGATAGCGGCGAAATCACTTTGCCTTATTGGGTAGATCATTTTGGTTTTCAAGGAACGCGCTGGTTTCGGTATCGTTTAGAAGCGATTACTTGTTCTACTCCTCCCGAATCGGCCTGGATAACAATTCAAACTTGA
- the cas8a1 gene encoding type I-MYXAN CRISPR-associated Cas8a1/Cmx1 has translation MMDTSTQPKIHLHLHAPDTTLIHRAAIQGLWMTLKQLETRFPTPSQRIGELSWKLTPYSVSLDWKGQDKRVLDWLLKQAFQVDKRGLISLTGLNPQTIPLINKIHLHQALTATLLQHNRFVTTIFDPYKVSGINLYKTPPYLLLNLLIKLLNPGQFYLLLKGKPNPQASIKVKAYKAELELNYKQLSAYIHQNFSHQLCKSKTHQWIDGYIPIVSWLYPGAIVRHQTIRQYNQCKERTEYAFALLFLPIACHYLILSKGINEQMKSKKKNPAKYLLVIPDPINLEESAQIRWRLNFTNYQNLYVSSVEEGALSYYGKEITQNFSPQRCQIILYGKLMKKSQLRNPIDIQDFKITKIALKTYQLACCYLQENKIIKTEKNFLVRLNLIRGMISKNLLDKQPIWRNLWSILKERDSYGEMRQQLKYNQQGLFTMIKNSDEISGSHHAFIDVIHEALKIIYAQIYQDNPSAASKKIERENERLKSKLLDCYKEETFRHLMAKLLSKAGNLPTLNKNRRLVLPILTGKIDWKEARDITLIALSSYPTQARLNRELLIFFVFPLLLDAQLYQLALIIL, from the coding sequence ATGATGGATACTTCAACCCAACCTAAAATTCATCTCCATCTTCATGCACCGGACACCACCCTAATTCATCGCGCAGCAATACAAGGACTGTGGATGACTCTAAAACAGCTAGAAACCAGATTTCCTACCCCTTCGCAACGTATAGGGGAATTATCATGGAAATTGACCCCCTACAGCGTCAGTCTTGATTGGAAAGGACAAGATAAGAGAGTATTAGATTGGCTATTAAAACAAGCATTTCAAGTAGATAAGAGAGGATTAATATCACTCACAGGGTTAAATCCTCAAACTATACCATTAATTAATAAAATTCACTTACATCAAGCGCTTACCGCCACCTTATTGCAACATAACCGGTTTGTTACTACAATTTTCGACCCCTACAAAGTTTCAGGAATTAACTTATATAAAACTCCTCCTTATTTGTTACTGAATTTACTGATTAAACTCTTAAATCCTGGACAATTTTACTTGTTATTAAAGGGGAAACCTAATCCACAAGCATCAATAAAGGTTAAAGCTTATAAAGCAGAATTAGAGCTAAATTATAAACAACTTTCTGCTTATATTCATCAAAACTTTAGCCATCAATTGTGTAAATCTAAAACTCATCAATGGATAGACGGTTATATTCCTATTGTTAGTTGGTTGTATCCTGGTGCTATTGTTCGACATCAAACAATCCGACAATATAATCAATGTAAGGAACGCACAGAATACGCTTTTGCCCTTCTCTTTTTACCGATTGCCTGTCACTATTTGATTTTATCAAAGGGAATTAATGAGCAAATGAAATCCAAGAAAAAAAATCCGGCTAAATATTTACTTGTAATTCCCGACCCAATTAACCTAGAAGAATCGGCTCAAATACGCTGGCGTTTAAATTTCACAAACTATCAAAATTTATATGTTTCTAGTGTAGAAGAAGGCGCATTAAGTTACTATGGCAAGGAAATCACTCAAAACTTTTCTCCTCAAAGATGTCAAATCATTCTCTATGGCAAACTGATGAAAAAATCTCAATTAAGAAATCCTATAGATATTCAAGACTTTAAAATCACTAAAATAGCTCTGAAAACCTATCAACTTGCTTGTTGTTATCTCCAAGAAAATAAAATAATAAAAACTGAAAAAAACTTTCTGGTTAGACTCAATTTAATCAGAGGAATGATTTCTAAAAACTTACTGGATAAACAGCCCATTTGGCGAAATTTATGGTCAATTTTAAAAGAACGAGATTCTTATGGAGAGATGAGACAACAACTTAAATATAATCAGCAAGGATTATTTACCATGATTAAAAATAGTGACGAAATTTCTGGATCTCATCATGCCTTTATTGACGTTATTCATGAAGCTTTAAAAATAATTTATGCCCAAATATATCAAGATAATCCATCCGCAGCCTCGAAAAAAATAGAAAGAGAAAATGAACGTCTTAAATCTAAACTCTTAGATTGCTATAAAGAAGAAACCTTTCGACATCTCATGGCTAAATTGCTCTCAAAAGCCGGTAATCTCCCGACTCTTAATAAAAACCGAAGATTAGTTTTACCCATACTGACGGGAAAAATCGACTGGAAAGAAGCAAGAGATATTACTTTAATAGCCTTATCTAGCTATCCCACTCAAGCTAGACTAAATCGAGAACTTTTAATCTTTTTTGTCTTTCCTTTGCTACTTGATGCTCAATTATATCAATTAGCATTAATTATTTTATAA
- a CDS encoding putative toxin-antitoxin system toxin component, PIN family, with protein MKIYQLVLDTNIILSGLRSKKGASYKLLNLLNDRRLQINISTTLIFEYEQILKREYKDLELSLEDIDDIINAICAIANQHKIFYLWRPLAKDPNDDFLIDLAIEAQADFIISYNKKDLEPVEKFGILILTPKQFLQLIGEITP; from the coding sequence ATGAAAATCTATCAATTAGTTCTTGACACTAACATAATTTTATCAGGATTGCGCTCAAAAAAAGGTGCATCTTATAAATTATTAAATTTACTAAATGATCGACGATTACAAATCAATATTTCTACAACATTAATCTTTGAATATGAGCAAATACTGAAACGAGAATATAAAGATTTAGAATTAAGTTTAGAAGATATTGATGATATTATTAACGCCATTTGTGCGATTGCTAATCAACATAAAATATTTTATCTTTGGCGACCCCTTGCTAAAGATCCTAATGATGATTTTTTAATAGATTTAGCGATTGAAGCACAAGCAGACTTTATCATTAGTTATAATAAAAAAGACCTTGAACCCGTTGAAAAATTTGGAATTTTAATTTTAACTCCTAAACAATTTTTGCAACTTATTGGAGAAATAACACCATGA
- a CDS encoding AAA family ATPase, whose translation MPSYPQENSGLLQIPHAEIQKRIFGHKLFGLDSLQECLFRFCKAVITADKSRIQDFIFYDLVPSILLYGPPNTGKTTLCHLLFDRLKKEVTNEVNFYTIDIGQMLDPALGQSSRNLEKAFEDLRKVCSSGSSAFLVIDELDSFCMSRSRTQEHDAIRRAMTTLILELDRLHPSSTRKLILFGITNVHNLIDTAVVRRFSLKHSVDASLSWNDFCAYIEYLSKPINYVFQEHDLKQLYDGYKRRELKSGDIKAFYKEILIDVICKDEEVSIKDKLFSLFSEGFSTNEHLIKTYGEFVDDRQRISNR comes from the coding sequence ATGCCTAGTTACCCTCAAGAAAATAGTGGATTATTGCAAATTCCCCATGCCGAAATACAAAAGCGTATTTTCGGGCACAAGTTATTCGGATTAGATTCTCTTCAAGAGTGTTTATTTAGATTCTGCAAGGCAGTGATCACAGCAGATAAATCAAGAATACAGGATTTTATTTTTTATGATTTAGTTCCTTCAATACTACTTTATGGACCTCCAAATACAGGCAAGACAACTCTGTGTCATCTACTTTTTGATCGGCTTAAGAAGGAAGTCACTAACGAAGTTAATTTTTATACCATTGATATTGGGCAAATGCTTGACCCTGCCCTAGGGCAATCCTCTCGTAATCTGGAGAAAGCATTTGAAGATCTACGAAAAGTTTGTTCAAGTGGGTCATCTGCATTTCTCGTAATAGATGAATTGGATTCCTTTTGTATGAGCCGTAGCCGTACTCAAGAACACGATGCTATACGCCGAGCAATGACAACTTTGATTCTAGAACTTGACAGGTTGCATCCATCTTCTACGAGAAAATTAATTTTATTTGGAATTACTAATGTCCATAACTTAATCGATACGGCAGTAGTACGTCGATTCTCATTAAAACACTCTGTTGATGCTAGTCTTTCTTGGAATGATTTTTGTGCTTATATTGAGTATCTAAGCAAGCCAATTAATTATGTCTTTCAAGAACATGATTTAAAGCAGCTATACGATGGTTATAAACGACGTGAACTTAAATCGGGAGATATAAAGGCTTTTTATAAAGAGATACTAATCGATGTGATTTGTAAAGATGAAGAAGTCTCAATTAAAGATAAGCTTTTTAGCCTCTTCAGCGAGGGCTTCTCAACTAATGAACATTTGATTAAAACCTATGGAGAATTTGTAGATGATAGACAAAGAATTTCAAACAGATGA